Proteins encoded in a region of the Ignavibacteriales bacterium genome:
- a CDS encoding PorV/PorQ family protein, protein MIKKILSIALISFTFVNAQSAGNTGLSFLKFGFGARNIAMGDAGTSASNDLTALFYNPAKLNINSDNEILVMHNEWIQDVRSEVLGAKTNIFGLPFAFGFNVTSVSDIQLRTKAGDPESTFDANYFYGSISTGFEVYENISTGITAKYLYEGLLSDEATGYGFDLGLFYKTEMAGLTFSGVVKNLGSMNKLRSEETKLPSEIRIGPAYNFELGENKFDAIVAGEFQKYLDTDDIHFNLGGEVLYDNLLALRGGYQTGFESKGFTAGLGLMWGSLKFDYAFLPFSLGLGSASLFSVQIKF, encoded by the coding sequence ATGATTAAAAAAATTTTATCAATCGCACTTATCAGTTTCACATTTGTAAATGCTCAAAGCGCCGGGAATACCGGGTTATCTTTTTTGAAATTTGGATTCGGTGCGCGCAATATTGCAATGGGGGATGCAGGAACTTCTGCTTCTAACGATTTGACTGCATTGTTCTACAATCCAGCAAAATTAAATATCAATTCTGATAACGAAATTCTTGTAATGCACAATGAATGGATACAGGACGTACGAAGTGAAGTGCTTGGTGCGAAGACAAATATTTTCGGGCTGCCTTTTGCTTTTGGGTTTAATGTTACTTCCGTCAGCGATATTCAATTGCGGACCAAAGCGGGTGACCCCGAATCAACATTTGATGCAAATTATTTTTATGGAAGCATCTCCACAGGATTTGAAGTTTACGAAAATATTTCCACCGGCATTACGGCAAAATATCTTTACGAAGGTTTACTCTCTGATGAAGCTACAGGCTACGGATTTGATCTTGGTTTATTTTATAAAACTGAAATGGCGGGGTTAACTTTTTCCGGTGTTGTGAAAAATTTAGGCTCGATGAACAAACTCCGCAGTGAAGAAACTAAACTTCCTTCCGAAATCAGAATTGGTCCTGCTTACAATTTTGAGTTAGGCGAAAATAAATTTGATGCAATTGTCGCCGGGGAATTTCAAAAGTATCTTGACACAGATGATATTCATTTTAATCTTGGCGGTGAAGTTTTATATGATAATCTGCTCGCATTACGTGGGGGTTATCAAACGGGTTTTGAGTCAAAAGGATTTACAGCAGGATTAGGATTGATGTGGGGCAGTCTAAAATTTGATTATGCATTCCTGCCTTTCTCATTGGGACTTGGCAGTGCAAGCCTCTTCTCAGTTCAAATAAAGTTTTAA
- a CDS encoding site-2 protease family protein produces the protein MDEQFDYTAQDNVKKKSKQNYLLHIGLFAVTFFTTTLAGADWITGFGGPYELAYLQIGLSYSVSILFIIASHEFGHYFAAKFHKVKATLPYFIPFPPLPGFISFGTMGAVIKTKSAVPNKKVMFDIGVAGPIAGFIACLGVLIYGFTNVPGVDYILHIHPNYFDADYGKNALSLEFGDTILFAFLRWLFVDPNSFFPPMSEIYHFPFLCVGWFGLFITSMNMIPIGQLDGGHISYTMFGEKNHYKISVVCFLFLFVSGVLGIVDSMLELGFNIGWSGWFFWAAVLYLVIKLKHPPVMDNEPIDVKRKILGFISFIIFIISFSPNPIVLSI, from the coding sequence ATGGACGAACAATTCGATTATACTGCGCAAGATAATGTGAAGAAGAAATCAAAGCAGAATTATCTTCTCCACATTGGTTTATTTGCGGTAACATTTTTTACTACAACGTTAGCTGGCGCTGATTGGATTACCGGTTTCGGCGGTCCTTACGAACTTGCTTACTTACAAATAGGACTCTCATATTCTGTCTCAATTTTATTTATCATTGCCAGCCATGAATTTGGTCACTACTTTGCGGCAAAGTTTCATAAAGTGAAAGCCACGCTTCCTTATTTTATTCCTTTCCCTCCGCTGCCGGGATTTATTAGCTTTGGAACAATGGGGGCGGTAATTAAGACTAAGTCTGCCGTACCTAATAAAAAGGTTATGTTTGATATTGGTGTTGCCGGACCGATCGCTGGTTTTATTGCTTGCCTCGGAGTACTTATTTATGGATTCACAAATGTACCGGGAGTTGATTATATACTTCACATTCATCCAAATTATTTTGACGCAGACTACGGAAAAAATGCTTTATCTCTTGAATTCGGTGACACAATTCTATTCGCCTTTTTAAGATGGCTATTTGTTGATCCGAATAGTTTCTTCCCCCCGATGAGTGAAATTTATCACTTTCCATTTTTATGTGTCGGCTGGTTTGGGCTGTTTATTACTTCAATGAATATGATTCCTATCGGTCAGTTGGATGGAGGACATATCAGCTACACAATGTTCGGAGAAAAGAATCATTATAAAATTTCTGTAGTATGTTTTTTATTTTTATTTGTCAGCGGTGTGCTTGGGATAGTAGATTCAATGCTCGAACTTGGTTTTAACATCGGCTGGTCGGGATGGTTTTTCTGGGCTGCTGTTTTATATCTTGTTATAAAACTAAAACACCCTCCGGTCATGGATAATGAGCCGATTGATGTTAAGCGAAAAATTCTCGGCTTTATTAGTTTTATTATTTTTATTATTTCATTTTCACCAAATCCGATTGTGCTCTCTATATGA
- a CDS encoding DUF1207 domain-containing protein — MRILSFIFVITLLMINSAGAQPIHSWFNSELNIKPFTANFYEPKAGTSFDLNGKFLRLDIGTTQDVYSIQDSTTSYSCGADLFTYTRLRSENDFKFPVETIDYFFGVNFGFKHLISDGNYGLRFRVSHVSAHLVDGLYDGQNNDWRNGFSPIVFSKEFIELFPFYQYKNLRAYLGLTYIFHVIPETIGKGIYQFGFDYYLTQLSFGDFTPLVAVDYKISSTSEYAGNIITTIGMKFGKVNSKGFSILFTYYNGKSIHGELFNRYEKYSTIGFNVDL; from the coding sequence ATGCGCATTCTCTCTTTTATTTTTGTGATAACTTTATTGATGATCAATTCTGCCGGCGCTCAGCCGATTCATTCGTGGTTTAACTCGGAGTTAAATATTAAACCATTCACCGCAAATTTTTATGAACCAAAAGCAGGTACAAGCTTCGATCTCAATGGTAAATTTTTAAGACTCGATATTGGAACTACACAGGATGTTTATTCGATTCAAGATTCGACGACATCCTATTCTTGTGGTGCTGATCTTTTCACTTACACAAGGTTGAGAAGCGAAAATGATTTCAAGTTCCCAGTTGAAACTATTGATTATTTTTTCGGTGTGAACTTTGGATTTAAACATTTAATTTCGGATGGCAATTATGGTTTACGTTTTCGGGTAAGTCATGTCAGTGCACATCTTGTTGATGGACTTTACGACGGGCAGAATAATGATTGGAGAAATGGATTCTCACCTATTGTTTTCAGTAAGGAATTCATTGAACTTTTTCCTTTTTATCAGTATAAAAATCTTCGCGCTTATTTAGGTTTGACTTATATTTTTCACGTTATTCCTGAAACTATTGGCAAAGGTATTTATCAATTCGGCTTTGATTATTATTTAACTCAACTCTCGTTTGGTGATTTTACTCCTTTGGTTGCAGTAGATTATAAAATTAGCAGCACCAGCGAATACGCTGGAAATATTATTACGACAATTGGAATGAAGTTTGGAAAAGTAAATTCGAAAGGATTTTCGATTCTGTTTACTTACTACAATGGAAAAAGTATTCACGGAGAACTTTTTAATAGATACGAAAAATATTCAACAATTGGATTTAATGTAGATTTATAA
- a CDS encoding radical SAM protein, translating into MLLLCNYYVTYRCNAFCEFCHFGVHEDFKDTPFASFDDFKSNVDQLSDLGVKFIDLTGGEPLLHKDIHLMAEYAKQKKMQTSITTNALLYKKFAEKLAGKINLLHFSLDSPDEDEHNRIRKVNCYGHVLESLKLAKSLGEYPDILFTVTNDTYKKLPRMHEIAVKNDLVLLVNPVFSYFGNPGLSDEAIDFIEEYSDGKMNIYVNKGFLKLRKDGGNNISDPLCKAVSRVIVISPYNEIILPCYHFASERIKIDRPIKELRYSDKIKYFQKMEGRFDFCQGCTVNCYFEPSFAFPTNLYAMASLTSKFKYGYNKLIKQKFKKKFSKPDIV; encoded by the coding sequence ATGCTTCTCCTTTGTAATTACTATGTAACTTACCGCTGCAATGCGTTCTGCGAGTTTTGTCATTTTGGTGTTCACGAAGATTTTAAAGATACTCCCTTTGCTTCCTTTGATGATTTTAAATCGAATGTTGATCAACTTTCTGATCTTGGTGTAAAGTTTATTGATCTTACCGGCGGTGAACCGCTGCTTCACAAAGATATTCACCTGATGGCTGAATATGCTAAGCAAAAAAAAATGCAAACGAGCATTACCACAAATGCTTTGCTTTACAAAAAGTTTGCTGAAAAACTTGCCGGTAAAATTAATCTGCTTCACTTTTCATTAGATTCTCCTGACGAAGATGAACACAATAGAATCAGAAAAGTAAATTGTTACGGTCATGTTCTCGAAAGTCTAAAACTTGCCAAATCACTCGGTGAATATCCCGACATTCTTTTTACTGTTACAAATGATACATATAAAAAACTTCCTCGTATGCACGAGATTGCAGTTAAAAATGATTTGGTTTTGCTGGTCAATCCTGTCTTCTCGTATTTCGGCAATCCCGGCTTGAGTGACGAAGCTATTGATTTTATTGAAGAATATTCTGACGGCAAAATGAATATTTACGTGAATAAAGGATTCCTAAAATTAAGGAAGGATGGAGGAAATAATATTAGTGATCCGCTTTGCAAAGCTGTTTCACGTGTGATTGTAATTTCACCTTATAATGAAATTATTCTTCCGTGCTATCATTTTGCAAGTGAACGAATTAAAATTGATAGACCAATTAAAGAACTTCGCTATTCTGATAAAATAAAATATTTCCAAAAGATGGAGGGACGTTTTGATTTTTGCCAGGGATGCACAGTCAATTGCTACTTCGAGCCTTCCTTTGCATTTCCCACCAACCTTTATGCAATGGCGAGCCTCACTTCAAAATTCAAGTATGGCTATAATAAACTCATCAAGCAGAAATTCAAAAAAAAATTTTCTAAACCGGATATTGTTTAA
- a CDS encoding glycosyltransferase has product MLETLEIIFLIFVSGYFIQSVIFFIGTGKKFPQKSDDELPTATVIVAARNEEPNILRCLTSLNNLLYPDGKLSIILVDDKSTDNTGSIIDDFIKDKPKFQKIITKKEIGKLKGKTNALANAIQLAAGEIILTTDADCEVNPNWAKTLASYYEKDVAVVNGFTTQKAASGFSGMQAIDFIYLLFVASGTINLGHPLSCIGNNMSYRKSAYFEVGGYENLPFSVTEDFNLLISIYRLKKYKIIFPLNINSLVVSLACNDYRTLYRQKKRWGVGGLQIPAKGYLVFFFGYFTQLGMLALPFLFTPVWLYLAAFKLFIDFFVLYIIHDNLGIKKNLLYFFQFEIYYTLYVLILPFMITVSRKVIWKDRKY; this is encoded by the coding sequence GTGCTTGAAACATTAGAAATAATATTCCTGATTTTTGTTTCGGGCTATTTTATTCAATCTGTAATATTCTTTATCGGTACAGGCAAAAAATTTCCACAAAAATCAGATGATGAACTTCCGACCGCTACAGTTATTGTTGCGGCAAGGAATGAAGAACCAAATATTCTGCGCTGTCTAACTTCACTTAATAATTTGTTATATCCCGATGGTAAGCTTAGCATTATTTTAGTTGATGATAAATCAACTGATAACACTGGAAGCATAATTGATGATTTTATTAAAGACAAACCAAAGTTTCAAAAGATCATTACTAAAAAAGAGATTGGCAAATTAAAGGGAAAAACAAACGCATTAGCAAATGCAATCCAATTAGCTGCCGGTGAAATTATTCTCACCACTGATGCTGATTGTGAGGTAAATCCAAATTGGGCTAAGACCTTAGCTTCATACTATGAAAAGGATGTGGCAGTTGTGAATGGTTTTACTACTCAAAAAGCTGCCTCAGGATTTAGCGGAATGCAGGCAATTGACTTTATCTATCTTTTGTTCGTTGCTTCCGGTACAATAAATCTCGGTCATCCGTTAAGCTGCATCGGTAATAATATGTCCTATCGCAAAAGTGCTTACTTCGAGGTAGGGGGATATGAGAATTTACCTTTCAGCGTAACTGAAGATTTCAATCTATTAATTTCTATTTATAGATTAAAAAAATATAAAATAATTTTCCCGCTAAATATTAATAGTCTTGTTGTATCACTCGCATGCAATGATTATCGAACCTTGTACAGGCAGAAGAAACGCTGGGGGGTAGGCGGTTTACAGATACCGGCAAAAGGTTACTTAGTATTTTTCTTCGGATATTTCACACAGCTTGGAATGCTTGCTCTTCCTTTTTTATTCACACCTGTATGGTTATATTTGGCTGCATTTAAACTGTTTATTGATTTTTTTGTCCTGTACATCATTCACGATAATCTGGGTATCAAAAAAAATCTTTTATATTTTTTCCAATTTGAAATTTACTATACTCTATACGTTTTAATTTTACCATTTATGATTACAGTCAGTAGAAAAGTTATCTGGAAGGATAGAAAATATTAA
- a CDS encoding polysaccharide deacetylase family protein, whose protein sequence is MKYFYNPPLIIKKIFSDFIWETYNDQILLTFDDGPTVESTELILKLLDDRNLHAVFFCVGNNIKLKTQLAKLIIQSGHTLANHTFNHAVLTNLDKLLVSAEIDAFNYFVNDNLNYSVKYFRPPHGKFNFRIKRILKQKNLTNVMWSLLTYDYKNDFNIVKYSIDKYLKANSIIVFHDSIKSAAIIRQSLDYLFEAVERKGFTIGEPEECLKH, encoded by the coding sequence ATGAAGTATTTTTATAATCCGCCATTAATTATCAAAAAAATCTTTAGTGATTTTATTTGGGAGACTTATAACGATCAGATACTTCTGACATTTGATGACGGTCCAACTGTTGAATCTACAGAACTGATATTAAAACTTCTCGACGATCGGAATCTGCATGCTGTATTTTTTTGTGTCGGGAATAATATCAAACTAAAAACTCAGTTAGCGAAACTGATAATTCAATCCGGGCACACACTTGCGAATCATACTTTCAACCACGCTGTTCTAACCAACCTTGATAAGCTCTTAGTCTCTGCTGAGATAGATGCTTTCAATTATTTTGTTAATGATAATTTAAATTATTCTGTCAAATATTTCAGACCACCGCATGGTAAATTTAACTTTAGAATAAAAAGAATTTTGAAGCAAAAAAACTTGACAAATGTGATGTGGTCTTTGTTGACTTATGATTATAAAAATGATTTCAACATCGTGAAATATTCCATTGATAAATATTTAAAAGCGAATTCAATAATTGTTTTTCATGACTCAATTAAATCGGCGGCTATTATAAGGCAGTCTCTCGATTATTTATTTGAAGCTGTCGAGAGAAAGGGATTTACAATCGGAGAACCAGAAGAGTGCTTGAAACATTAG
- a CDS encoding EamA family transporter: MDSTIEKKFSMEKFSEHQKGLAAILLTALLWSSGGLLVKLISLSAMQLSFFRCLIAALVFGVIFKKQVFYLNGFAVLNSIFYAAVLILFVYSTKTTTAANAIFLQSTAPIYVFLIEPLLNKTKYEKINIITVIICSLGMVLFFVDEITPGQMNGNIAGLSAGLAFAALFIGLRVNKKEFQLSSIFYGNMLVAVFTFQFVFDIEQLLVTDILMVSFLGIFQIGIAYAIFSYGLHRVQAFEASVMSLLEPLLNPIWVFIGYGERPSFKALVGGGIILLAILLRTVFVEIWGNKKVMRD; this comes from the coding sequence TTGGATTCAACAATTGAAAAAAAATTCTCAATGGAAAAGTTTTCAGAACATCAAAAAGGATTAGCAGCAATATTACTCACTGCACTGCTATGGAGCTCGGGAGGACTATTAGTAAAACTAATTTCGCTTTCAGCTATGCAATTGTCTTTTTTCAGATGTTTGATTGCGGCTTTAGTTTTCGGAGTGATATTTAAGAAGCAGGTTTTTTATTTAAATGGATTCGCTGTATTAAATTCTATCTTTTATGCCGCTGTGCTTATCCTGTTTGTTTATTCAACCAAGACCACAACGGCTGCCAATGCAATCTTTCTACAATCCACTGCTCCGATTTATGTTTTCCTGATTGAACCACTGCTGAATAAAACGAAGTATGAAAAAATAAATATCATCACAGTTATTATTTGTTCGCTTGGAATGGTTTTGTTTTTTGTTGATGAAATAACTCCGGGGCAAATGAATGGTAACATTGCCGGGCTTAGTGCAGGCTTAGCTTTTGCGGCATTGTTTATTGGACTCCGCGTGAATAAAAAAGAATTTCAGCTTAGCTCAATTTTTTATGGCAATATGCTTGTGGCAGTTTTTACATTTCAATTTGTATTCGACATCGAACAATTATTGGTGACTGATATCCTAATGGTTTCATTTCTTGGAATTTTTCAGATCGGAATCGCATACGCAATTTTTAGTTACGGCTTACATCGAGTACAGGCGTTCGAAGCTTCAGTAATGTCGCTGCTCGAACCTTTATTGAATCCAATTTGGGTTTTTATCGGTTATGGTGAAAGACCCTCCTTTAAAGCACTTGTCGGGGGAGGTATAATTCTTTTAGCAATTCTTTTAAGGACTGTATTTGTGGAAATCTGGGGAAACAAAAAAGTTATGCGTGATTAA
- the pdxH gene encoding pyridoxamine 5'-phosphate oxidase gives MINQNKLAALRQNYSLKTLDEKSVDINPFKQFSAWFNEVLAAEISEPNAMMLSTSGLESKPDIRAVLLKGFDEHGFVFYTNYLSHKAKALDENPKAALLFFWKELERQVRIHGKVERTSSAESDEYFDSRPYESRIGAWVSLQSSVVPNRKYLEDKFVEFKSKMNEQTIKRPEYWGGYRVIPSYFEFWQGRENRLHDRIVYELQSENWKIYRLSP, from the coding sequence ATGATTAATCAAAATAAATTGGCAGCGTTAAGACAAAATTATTCACTAAAAACTTTAGATGAAAAAAGCGTTGACATTAATCCATTTAAACAATTTTCAGCATGGTTTAATGAAGTACTTGCAGCAGAAATCAGTGAGCCTAATGCTATGATGCTTTCTACTTCGGGCTTAGAATCTAAACCTGATATTCGCGCAGTTTTGTTAAAAGGATTTGATGAACACGGTTTCGTTTTCTATACGAATTACTTAAGTCATAAAGCAAAAGCATTAGACGAAAACCCAAAAGCAGCACTTCTTTTTTTCTGGAAGGAATTAGAACGCCAGGTAAGAATTCACGGAAAAGTGGAACGAACTTCTTCAGCAGAATCAGACGAATATTTTGACTCCCGCCCTTATGAAAGTAGAATAGGCGCCTGGGTTTCTTTGCAGTCAAGTGTGGTTCCTAATAGGAAATATTTAGAAGATAAGTTTGTCGAATTCAAAAGCAAAATGAACGAACAAACTATTAAACGTCCTGAATATTGGGGCGGATACAGGGTCATCCCTTCTTATTTTGAATTTTGGCAAGGCAGGGAGAATAGACTGCACGATAGAATCGTTTACGAATTACAAAGTGAAAACTGGAAAATTTATCGTCTGTCTCCTTAA
- a CDS encoding queuosine precursor transporter, with amino-acid sequence MNNKTTKLFYVLGAFFVANAILAEFIGVKIFTLEGTFGFTQVNLSIFNVENLSFNLSAGVLLWPVVFIMTDIINEYFGKKGVRFLSYTAAGLIAYAFLMVYFAIQLSPADFWIERTTTNGVVNMDSAFNTIFGQGLWIIVGSLIAFLVGQLVDVTVFHYVKSKTGEAKIWLRATGSTLVSQFIDSFVVLFIAFYIGAGWDIKLVLAIGVVNYMYKFTVAIVLTPLLYIVHNIIDRYLGKELSEKLMAEAIEAD; translated from the coding sequence ATGAATAACAAAACTACCAAACTGTTTTATGTGCTTGGAGCATTCTTCGTCGCCAATGCAATACTTGCTGAGTTTATCGGTGTAAAAATATTCACACTTGAAGGAACATTCGGATTTACACAAGTGAATCTCTCAATCTTTAATGTTGAAAATCTATCATTCAATCTCAGTGCGGGTGTGCTGCTCTGGCCTGTAGTATTTATAATGACCGATATAATCAATGAGTACTTCGGAAAGAAAGGAGTAAGATTTCTTTCATACACTGCTGCTGGATTGATCGCTTATGCTTTTCTGATGGTTTACTTTGCAATACAACTTTCGCCGGCAGATTTTTGGATTGAACGCACAACAACAAACGGGGTGGTGAATATGGATTCGGCATTTAATACAATATTTGGACAGGGACTCTGGATTATTGTTGGCTCATTGATTGCTTTTCTCGTCGGACAATTAGTTGATGTTACTGTATTTCATTACGTTAAGTCAAAAACCGGAGAGGCGAAAATCTGGCTGCGGGCTACAGGCTCGACCTTAGTTTCTCAGTTTATTGACAGCTTTGTTGTTTTGTTTATCGCATTTTATATCGGTGCAGGGTGGGATATAAAATTAGTGCTTGCGATTGGAGTAGTAAACTATATGTACAAATTCACAGTAGCGATAGTTTTAACGCCGCTGCTGTATATCGTGCATAACATAATTGATAGATATTTAGGCAAAGAACTATCTGAAAAGCTAATGGCAGAAGCAATTGAAGCTGATTAG
- a CDS encoding glycosyltransferase produces MKNLKSCDVDFMSEDFVTVIIPFRNETENILRSLKSIEAQNYPKEKYEVLFVNDFSQDDSLQKISDCKKSDNIKILSVPSDYSMNAHKKRAIRFGIQNAKGKIIITTDADCNHNVDWLKSLLACMKDDVGFVSGPVEFYSNESFFSKLQKIEFAGLVITGAGLIGSGKPIICNAANIAYRKNAFDKVNGFNDQMNLSSGDDELLMQKYGKKLITK; encoded by the coding sequence TTGAAAAACCTAAAATCTTGTGATGTAGATTTTATGTCGGAGGATTTTGTAACTGTTATTATTCCATTTCGTAATGAAACGGAAAATATTTTACGAAGCTTGAAAAGTATTGAAGCACAAAATTATCCGAAAGAAAAATATGAAGTATTATTTGTAAATGATTTTTCTCAGGATGATTCGCTTCAGAAAATTTCAGATTGCAAGAAATCAGATAACATCAAGATTCTCAGTGTTCCATCAGATTATTCTATGAATGCACATAAGAAAAGAGCAATTCGATTCGGGATACAAAACGCTAAAGGTAAAATTATAATTACTACGGATGCAGACTGTAATCATAATGTAGATTGGCTGAAATCTTTACTGGCTTGTATGAAGGATGATGTGGGGTTCGTTTCTGGTCCGGTTGAATTTTATTCAAACGAAAGTTTCTTCAGTAAACTTCAGAAAATAGAATTTGCAGGATTAGTGATAACAGGAGCGGGTTTAATCGGCAGCGGCAAACCAATCATTTGTAATGCTGCTAATATTGCATATCGTAAGAATGCTTTCGATAAAGTAAATGGTTTTAATGACCAGATGAATTTGTCTTCGGGTGATGATGAATTGTTAATGCAAAAATATGGAAAGAAACTGATTACAAAGTGA
- a CDS encoding flippase-like domain-containing protein — MTYAIKKYFEALATFLDEHKSKVFFAAKILIAAGLLIFIFNYVDINEIITALSNANYIILFAAFALSFINVGLQYYKWKITCEHLLNETNDKKIFSSLFYGFAAGSFTPARVGEYFGRAIVFKNKSLLEVTIATLIDKLFPLLMVASLGTISSILFLHFYYQVSFYITVSLFIVFFMCLYFIVMLFINPKFWENILFKKLRSSAHLNKLFEKFRPLQMLDKKYSLQMTVISLLFYSCFILQYSLLVISFSGNTNVLNYLWAGNLIMFAKTIIPPVSFAELGIREGASVFFLLLLGETQAVAFNASFFLFYD; from the coding sequence ATGACTTACGCCATTAAAAAATATTTTGAAGCATTGGCCACCTTTCTTGATGAACATAAATCAAAAGTATTTTTTGCTGCTAAAATATTGATAGCAGCAGGGCTTCTAATATTCATTTTCAATTATGTTGACATCAATGAAATTATAACTGCTCTTTCCAATGCTAATTACATAATTCTTTTTGCGGCATTTGCTTTAAGCTTTATCAATGTTGGGTTGCAGTATTACAAATGGAAAATTACCTGCGAGCATTTATTAAACGAAACCAATGATAAAAAAATATTTTCATCTTTGTTTTATGGTTTTGCTGCAGGATCATTTACTCCCGCAAGAGTAGGTGAATATTTCGGCAGAGCGATTGTTTTCAAAAATAAATCGCTGCTTGAAGTTACGATAGCCACTCTTATTGATAAGCTTTTCCCTCTGCTGATGGTTGCGTCGCTTGGAACCATTTCAAGCATTTTATTCTTACATTTTTATTATCAAGTATCATTCTACATTACAGTTTCGTTGTTCATTGTTTTCTTTATGTGTTTATATTTTATTGTAATGTTGTTTATTAATCCAAAGTTTTGGGAAAATATTTTATTCAAAAAATTAAGATCATCTGCTCATTTGAATAAACTGTTTGAAAAGTTTAGACCGCTGCAAATGCTGGATAAGAAATATTCATTGCAGATGACAGTTATTTCATTATTGTTCTATTCTTGTTTTATACTTCAATACTCACTGCTTGTAATAAGTTTCAGCGGCAACACGAATGTATTAAATTATCTTTGGGCTGGAAATCTAATAATGTTTGCGAAGACAATTATACCGCCGGTATCATTCGCTGAGCTTGGAATAAGGGAAGGAGCCTCAGTGTTTTTCTTACTTCTTTTGGGGGAAACACAAGCAGTTGCCTTCAATGCTTCTTTCTTCCTTTTTTATGATTAA
- a CDS encoding SPASM domain-containing protein, which produces MLDDAPDKLIYSVDGLDEESYQQYRVGGTFAQADNGLKALIKRRNELSLKKPFVEFQFIVMKQNENQIEAVKKYCRERGVDKIAFKTMQISSLENAVKFLPSNQTYSRYILEKDSYHIKNKLKDHCFALWRTSVITWDGKVVPCCFDKDAQYSLGTLNGKSFSQIWNSEKYNAFRAGVLDNRKALEMCRNCTEGLKINIFEIEQ; this is translated from the coding sequence GTGCTAGATGATGCACCGGATAAACTTATCTACTCTGTTGACGGCTTGGATGAAGAAAGTTATCAGCAGTACCGTGTTGGCGGAACTTTTGCTCAAGCCGATAATGGATTAAAAGCATTAATCAAAAGACGTAATGAATTGAGTTTGAAAAAACCATTTGTCGAGTTCCAATTTATCGTGATGAAGCAGAATGAAAATCAGATTGAAGCTGTTAAAAAATACTGCAGGGAAAGGGGAGTGGACAAAATAGCTTTCAAAACTATGCAGATTTCGTCTTTAGAAAATGCAGTTAAATTTCTTCCTTCAAATCAAACTTATTCGAGATATATTTTAGAAAAAGATTCGTACCATATTAAAAATAAACTTAAAGATCATTGCTTTGCTTTGTGGAGAACTTCTGTAATCACATGGGACGGTAAAGTTGTTCCGTGTTGTTTTGATAAAGATGCTCAATATTCACTTGGAACATTGAATGGCAAATCATTCTCTCAAATATGGAACTCAGAAAAATATAATGCCTTCCGAGCTGGTGTACTTGATAATCGCAAAGCACTTGAAATGTGCCGCAATTGTACTGAGGGATTAAAAATAAATATTTTTGAGATTGAACAATAG
- a CDS encoding radical SAM protein, which yields MEINVFKYLTIKRAWNAVKIVCSFTLSRITRKPIVWGMPISYSIEPTNHCNLQCPECPSGLGTLTRPLGLLKINDFKKWIDEIKDTGFYVQLFFQGEPYINKHLPEMIRYAQKIMFISA from the coding sequence TTGGAAATAAACGTCTTTAAATATCTCACAATTAAGCGAGCATGGAATGCTGTAAAAATTGTTTGCTCATTTACGTTGTCACGAATAACAAGAAAGCCGATTGTTTGGGGAATGCCCATTTCGTATTCTATCGAACCGACGAATCACTGCAATTTGCAGTGTCCCGAATGCCCTTCCGGGCTTGGTACTCTAACTCGACCACTTGGTTTATTAAAAATAAATGATTTCAAAAAGTGGATTGATGAAATAAAAGATACAGGATTTTACGTGCAGTTATTCTTTCAAGGTGAGCCGTACATCAATAAACATCTTCCTGAAATGATTCGCTACGCACAAAAAATAATGTTTATATCAGCATAA